The sequence CACCTTGGGCGCCTCAGCCTTTTCACTCTCTTCGGCGTCCACAggcttttctgctttttccttttCCGCACTGGGTTCTTCAGCTTCCTTCTCAGACACTTCCATTTCAACATCACCTTCAGCAgccttttcttctgttttggtGTCACATTTCCCATTTCCTTCAGCTTTCGGGTCACTTTCCCCTTCACCTTTTGTTTCACTTGAAGGCTTTTCATCTTCTGCCATAGCATCATATACCTGCTCTCTCAACTCATCCCTTTCTTTCTCTAGATGTTTAAGGAATTAAGAAAAATTCTTCCATTTTAATGACcggtacattttaaaatattaatctaTACACATTGAGTGGCCTTCCAATAGCTGCCTCCACTTGGGAGCAGGTTATTTAATGCAACTTCTCACAATACACAGAAATCACGCAGTTCCTTTCGGGTGAACGCGTACATCCCAATACAAGTCGGCGACTTGTTAAGCAGACAGGAAAGGCTTCGGTGCTTAAGACATCCTAGTTTGCGTTTCTCATGGACACTAAATTACGATCAAGACACGCCAAGTGTAACACTAACAAAACAGGTTTATCAGAATGGCTTCGGAGCGAGACCAAGTCTGTAAAACCGcctttagaacttttttttggcTATTTTAAAGCAAGACAATGACACCGGCAATTATACCTGAAAGGCTGATGTGATAACATGTGGCACAGCTATCATATTAATCTGCATAGATGCTTAACTAGCATATAGTTCTTATATAATCCACCCAACAACCTTAGAAGGGCAGGCAGAACAAAGCAGCTGCTGAAGGTGGCATTTAAAGACAGGCTTTCCATTAGCACCATCGCTTGTTCCAACTGCAAACATGTCATGCATTAAAGCTTTGGAGGAAGTAACTGATTAAAGTGTTATAGATCATTATCTTGCATTTGATATCAGTAAAGCTTCAGTTAAGCTACCGTGAGCAATATCCCCGAGAATCTCGTTTACGCATATCTAACCCCTTCATGCGGTTTTAAACACATACCGTCCAGGTTAGCGGCACTGGGGATATTAGGATCCTCCTTCTCACCATCTCCATCCTCTTCTTCTGGCATTCCTTCCAAGGCGTTACCCAACACTCCATTCTCCATGCTGAATAAAACCATTTGTTATTGTAACGAAGATCGTATTATGTGAAGTTTATCACCACAAAGGCCTCTGAGAAGCTGCAGTCAATAACTCAACGAAGATAGTTCTTGCAGCCAGTGACAGCGGGTCCCATGATTATCCTAACATGCCACACAATTCGTGACAAAACCACCATGCCCTATGGTAACAGTAGCGTGTATTTTACCGGCTCATGTTcgttacaaatatataaaacaaagtaatGCTTACCGCGCCAATTCAAGAAGACTTATTCCATAAGAAAAGAAGGCATCGGCACATTCGTCAGCTGTATCGCCATATTTTTTTGCTCTGTAGAAACAGATAAAAAGCActtgtgaaaaaaaagacaaaataaaattacgACAACAATACATCACATCCATAGAATACTCACAAAAGGCCACTGGCTTCCTGAAACGCAGCCACCGCAGAACGTATATCCTTCATCACCAGATGCCTGTGACCTGCGCCCATAAGTTTCTTTGCTTCACAATCCGCATCATCTCTACAGGTTAAATAAATCACAAGTTATAGTATTTGTCTGAAACGAGCCCCGTTACAGATTTTAGCTCTCAGAATCATTTTCTTTAAGACCGCCTGTGTATTTTGGATAAAAACTTTAAGTATTCACCGCGCACAGAACTCACCCCTCAACTTTGTCGGCTGATGTGGAAGGCGCCGGAGTATCTTCTACCCTAAAAATAAAGACAGTTTCACAAACAGCACCTATTAACAGCCGTTTAATAGAGCAGAGCACACACAGTCAGTCGGTCCTCCTTACAGGCACAATCTGCAGACATTCTGACAGGAGAAACAAGGGGCAGAGAAATTTGGGTCAAAAGATCAGCTTATTGACGTTAAACTTCTTGATGGGAATTGGGATACGCGGACGCCGGTCAGCACACAGGCTACAGAAATCACCATACAACTACACGGGTCTGGAAGCGAAGACTTTTTAAAGTCCAATGAGAAACTTGTTCTCCAGCATAACAGCACTTTATATTAGCATTTCATTTATCAGTGTCCATCTTGGTTGCTGAGACCAAGCAATTCTATTATTGGCCATAGGCAGCATTAGAAGTCAGGACGTTTGTGCTACGATAGCAGAGCTATAACTCATACAGATGGTCTGAAAGTATACACTGCAAATACTAGAAgggttttaaattaaaaagacgCAAAATAGTCTTTCCTTAAATGCTAGTCAAGTTTAGGTGAAGCGCAGGAGTTAAGTGATCACGTGGTTTCAGCTGCATACCGGGTTCAGGGGCAGATAAAAGCCACTCGTTGGTTAAACGAGAGGATCTTTGGCGCCAAAACCCATGTCACCTGCAGAAACACAAAGCGCCGCAACTTAATGAGGAAACAGCCAATCGGGAGAGAGGCTCGCAgggaagcagccaatcaggaactTGGCTCAAGCGGCAGCCGCCTCACAGGCGATGCACGGCCCTGTTGCTGTGGCCCTAGCCATAGTGCCCGAAAGGGGCCAACTTGTACCACATCACTAACAGGATGAAGGAATCTCCGAGCGCAGCCGACATCCACACCGTACAGGCGCCACAGAGAAGCAGCCCAAGCGGCTGCTAGCCGTCTCCTGGCGGCAAGCGGACTCAAGTAGTATCGATACCTCACTACCCCACCAACTCCCTTACTTGTTAGTTTCAGGCGGGACGGCCGCGGTATCCTCTGCCATGACTACTCGCTCGGTAACAGGGTTCGATggctaaagggaaaaaaataaaatggcagcTCGTATCTCCCCCCGCGCCGGGAACAACTCTTATACCCGTCTACGGGAGATACGCCTCCTTCCAGGGCCACGCCCACTTGCTTCCCGTGACCTCTCACCCCGCCTGGCTTCCCGCGCTCGCTGCTATTGTCTGGGCGCTGCACCACGTGGCTAGGGCTTTAACCCCCGCAGCGCCAGACAGCTGTGCGGTCAGTGTTGAGTGTGCAGACAGTGAGCGCATCACCGACACGCTGATCCGTGTACAAAACCCCACGCGGGTCCGGCCGTCACAGTGGGGCATCAATCGATGTCATTTTGATagctaatccccccccccgagccctGTATTGGGATGTAGCAGCTTCGCATTATTGCTTCATCAAAAGAGCCTAATTAATAAAACagacaataattaataaaacagacaataataataataataatatagtattaaaTCAGCACTAAAAAATGGcttcatttaataataaaatcctAAGCTAATATTTCGGCTCCTCTAAGTCCGTCAGTTCTAGTTCTGTCAGACCTTTGACTGTAGGGACTGTAAAGagcgctgcgggaattgttggcgctGTCAGACCCCGTTGGCCCGGCTAGTCTAATCTTAGATTCAgccatacgcctatcccatgcatgtttaaatcccctcactgtattaccctctcccacttctgctgggaggctgttccacttatccaccaccccccTTAAGTATAGTAAAGCATTACATCTAATAGGATAatagtatatctatataattttatttatttttccccacacgCACATGTTTTTAGATCACCCttcccgttgtacagcgctacagaatatgacgcCGCTGTATAAGAAAATCATTAATAATCCCCCGCGTTATTTTCTCGTGGATCTGCTGCTCCGCCATCAGTAGAGGCATCGCCGCTAGGATCAGTACACGGTATATTTGCGTGACGGACGCTTTTTAGCCCCTGTCTGCGTCCGGCAAATAACTGGCGGTTTATTGACGAGTCGGATGATAAGTGGCCCCCTTGTGGTGACATCATGTATTACAATGTGTGGGACAAGTAGTAGTAGATACCTGCAGTAGATGAATGGTGGAAGCAGCAAAGGCAGTAAAGGAATTGAAGGAAGCTGGGGATGTCAGTCTTTGTGTATTAGAGCCTCAGGACTGGACCCTGAGCGTCAGGGGTTTTAGAGTAGTTTATaggcataaatattttaaatgcagaATATGTTACAGGACTCGGCGTTATCGCGCACACGTctatttgatttagatttgaAGCAGTTGATTTCTAAGATTGTTGTCCCAGATCACACAAACAGGTCGTGGCACCCCTAAAGAATTTAATGGGACCCCTCTCCCCAAATATAGCTATTATCAGTAACAAAATACCTTTTCCGGAACATTCtagttttaatgttttcaggcagctgcatgcaaCTCAtacaatctactagacaacctcccccccgactccttatcatactgcctgtggggaacaatagaatgactcagtcttaatcaccacaCTGGACACTAATGAAGTCggttcctctatagactttcattagcattatcataaagcatcagctcagtgtggggtttgagccgggaaatcacccaaaatattggagaaaaaaaatagctaaaagcaggtttttgtcaccgacattactgtatatactgggggttattactgtatacagcgctgggggttatattactgtatacagcgctgggggttatattactgtatacagcgctgggggggttattactgtatacagcgctgggggggttattactgtatacagcgctgggggggttattactgtatacagcgctgggggggttattactgtatacagcgctgggggggttattactgtatacagcgctggggggggttattactgtatacatatatccCCTTTATACTCGGGGGCCAGGAAGAGGTTGATCTGATGTACATATTTTGGTTCCGCAGGTTACATTTAGTTCCGCATTTAGTCACCAGAATAAGATGCACTTTAGACGGGATTCATAGattcaaaaagtttttttctacaacattcttgttttctcccaaggttgcgttttttttttccttttaaacttaagttACCAGGTTCTACGGGTTTATACCCTTATTGCAATAACATTATAGAATCTGACAGAAttctattaatgtatatataaataaaacggtgcaaaaaggcagatttttgcaaaataataaaGCTATAGCCAAACGCTCAATTCCCATTGGCACATTTGCAACATTCACACGGCTGCTGTATAATATACCTGTAATcgtgtatataatatagatacacatatatacactgtatattatACGTATATATCTCCTTGAAATCACAAAGCTATTTTCAAAGACATAAAGcagcaatgttttcattttctcctAAAAgatactttttagatgttggGAAAGGGGCTATAAATGTCTGAAACCCACTTATATTTGCTATAGTTGGAACCGTATGGAATCGAAGTGTTTCATAGCGTATTGTCAGTGTTGCTGGATCGGTTGTATCCTAAATAATTTACagttgcatttttcttttttttataataaaaataaataaaagtaaaacagcaCAATCACCCAGCAAAGAGTTTATTGGCTTGACAGCACTAAGATAACAAAAAAACCACCTCTGGATCATAAAAAGATGTACTGCACAGAATAATAATTGCGCCCATTTAGTACGGATCGTTGAATGGATAAAAGGGGTGCCCGGCGTCTCTGGCAACTGACTTTCCGCTCACCTACGAGAGAAACACAAAGATCTTTAACATATTTGGTTTTAAAGCGAGGAGCCACGGTAAGGGAAGAGAAGATCTTGGGGCAAAAGTAgcaacaatttaatataatatatatatattttacacattatattatatatataatatatcttatAAGTGAAATGCGTTGGGTTATCTGCAATCAGCGCCAAAAACCCTGAATTCAATATCAAGCTTTAACCGTAACTGTATATTATAACAattgtttctgtttcaggaaTAAATTGTAACTTTGAACGTATACATTGTATAGAAATCCTACTTGTTTTTGGCGCTACCGTCTACTACAAACTACTGTAATAACAGGGCTTAGGAAACTTTCCCATCCGTTTGCATTCCACTTATTCTATCCCTGTCTGATATGTTTAGAACGTTTGGTGCAGTTTATCACGTCGCGACCATTTGCTTACGGTGATCAGCGGAATGATATATCTCCAGTTCTTGTTCAGAGCTCCTATTTCCTTCATCTCTTCGTCGCTCAGAGAGAAATCAAACACCTACGCAGCGGATACAAACGAGGTTTAGATCTTGGATTTTTCGGAACTTGCTTATTTGCGGGTTATTGCGAAATACAGATACGATATTATTATTTGGCAGTTAATAAGGAAGCAATTCACCGGCAGGTCCCCGCCGGGACGTCCGCTCGCTCTCCGGATCGTAAGCGCTTACCTGAAGGTTCTGTTGAATCCGGGAAGGGGTGACACTTTTTGGAATGGTGACAACGTTCCGCTGGACCTGCCACCTAGTACATGAAATAATGTTTGAATAAGAACACAGAGACGCGTTCACCTAATATGCTGTTGGACTTAACGATAGACATTTACAGCCATGTGTGATCCGTGTTACATTTCACAAACTCCTACAATGCGGTTTATAGGAATCTCACACGAAGCGAACGTGATGAATGAGGAAAacagaatgtgacggcagatcagaCATATTCGGCCTCGGCCCCATGTagctgcccgtttctcctgctttaaagaccgagaccctaatcagtcgttggtctcgtcttagattcaggagccatatgcctatcccatgcattaaGCTCCAGCCACACTATCTGATCAAGAACCCGGGCTTGGAAGTCCTATCCTAGTTGTATGAATGATCTCCATGGCACCATATCATGACCTCACACAGCCATTTATTGCTTGGCCAACCTACCGAAGCAGGATCTGCGCCTCCGATTTGCCGTATTTCTTTGCCATTGAGAGAACGCCGGGTTCTTCCAGCAGAACGGGGTCTTCGGGTTTTCTCCAGCTTCTGTCGGGTGATCCCAGGGGGCTGTACCCGGTAAACACCAGGCCGTTGGCGTGGCAATGGGCTATCAGTTCATTCTGTGCGAGATACGGGTGACACTCTGCCTGTGCGAGGAgaggataatatatatatatatatatatacaccgcgTACTGACGAGGGTTATTCACAGAGAATAAGGGTTCGTAAAAAACTACAGACCAGGAATCCCAAAGTTATTTATCGCCAAGTTCCCTTCTCTGTATAAAATACGATGgacgtaaaaaaatataaatatctatacatTTTGAGGATTTTCCAACCTGAAGCACAGCCGGCTTTACAGCAGCAACGCCGAGGATATCGTCCATCTGCCGCTTGTTAAAGTTGGACAGACCGATGGCCTTCGTCAAGCCTTTCTCCACCAGTTTCTCCATCGCCTTCCAGGTGTCCTTGTAATCCGTTAGGTCATACTGCACGGATCCGTCAGGATTTTGTGGGAAGGTGCTATCTCCTCTCCTAAAACAAGcatgatattaaaaaaaggggTGCTAGAACCCCCCAAAAAGGTTCTCGTTTAATTGTCCTACACCGGCTTCAGTGTCAGCCACCCCCCCCAACTTTGCGAATGgaagaaaataaactattttaacaaatacaatggaatgttttaataaataaaataacagggTTGATTTTGATGAAAGAAAACGTACTTGAAGGCGTACGGCCAGTGCATTAGATACAGGTCCAGGTAGTCCAGCTGGAGATCCAGAAGAGTCTTCCGTAAAGCTCCCTCCACGTCGTCAGGATGGTGTTTATTATTCCATAGTTTGGAGGTAACAaatatttcttctcttttcaaGCCCTTGAAAACAATTATGTAATGCAAAGATTTTATATTTCTAgctttttatcacaaaaaaaaacacaaacaagatAAAAATGAACCATACTTTTATTTGCAGTCAAGTTTAATCTTGGCCTCGTCGGTGGGTTTTAAAAATTAGTGCAAAATtcctttatttctattttagtgtaaaaaaaaaaaaaagaaacgatATCCCCGCGTTATTCTGACAGTAACGTCATGTTTCATGTGACAATGAATTTTACCTTTTCGGGTCCGGTGCTTTCTTTGATGGCTTGGCCCACTTCGGTTTCATTGCCGTAAACAGATGCGCAGTCAATGTGCCGATACCCGACGCTGAGGGCGTATTTCACGGCGTCCCTCACCTGCCAGGAGAGGGCGGTATACAGGTTCAGAACGCTGAGAGACAAGAAATGAATACCTTTTGCCCAGATAGCGGGGGTCAGTCCCTTGCAGAATACAGAGTTGGCGGGATGGCGGACAACACTTAAGGATGCGAATAATCACTCAGTCAATAGATACGAAATTATTTAACGGCAAAAAGTTAAGATGTGTGGTTTACTACTACCCTGACCAAGGCCCTGTGTGGCTGAAACGTTggcaaactaaataaatatattttttttaatatatatttaatcttcgGTGTGCATGGTATTTATGTTTCCCATATGTGACCCTTTAGgaaccttttgtttgtttgatttttttattggtgTGCACCACCTGTTGATATGTAGCGTCATCTTTATATCTTCATCAGGATTTCCCCACTGAGACTGAGCTGAAGTTTGCAAGCACTATGAACAGtgaccactagatggcgctgGTATCACCTTCTGTATTTAGACAGCTGTATATTGGCTACAGGCAAGCGCTGTGTGTTTGCcctatcatattattattattattattatttattattattattattaattattattgttattgttttatgtagcgccaaattccgtagcgctgtacaatgggtagacaggacacaacaagttgtatgtaacataaattgactaacagagacaacaggtgaggagggccctgctcaatctagagggatttagggtgcattacacaataggtaaaccCATCATATGCCTTATGGTATAGAATAAAAAGTCTCAGTTTGATAAGAAAACTTAACATTAATCAATAGAGCAATAAAAAAgtctttaaagttttttttattttttaaaacctcTTTACAGTTATATCAGAAAGTGGGGCATAAAACCAGTTATGCTGACATCtgttaataaacattaataGGGAAAAAGCCTTCATAAAGAGGCTCGATAGACAGGAGACGCAACTTTACACCGAATACGGGCCGATCCTGACAAATTCAAATAAGTTTGATCCTCGGAGGCACCCTGAAGAATGTTATTTACAGACAGGGTTTACCCCCGATGTTGTAATATTATCGTAAAGCTATGCCTCTGTTTTCTAAGAGCATGGAATTATTTGTATACATTACGGAATAAGCCCCCCCGAGAATACGAGAACAGGGGGTACGATTCTTAAGGCTGTGTTGCCGGGTAATCCATTCTCCTTCTATACTTAGGGTACCCGATGACCCCTTAGGGGATGCTCCTCCGACCTGCTGCATATTTACATTACAACAGCGCAGAATTTAGcttgctggggggggggaatacaaATGTCTGGCTTTTATGTATTCAGggaaaagccccccccccccatgtatgaTTAATTGCGATTTTCTATACCGCATTCACGGCACTTTTATTCTAACATCGCTTTCGCTTTGAAGACCCGATGCCGGTTTCAAGGGTCTGATAATAGGATCTGCCAGCTGCAGATGCAGCATCTATTCAGGATTCTGCGCATGGACACGAAGGAACGGACTCTTACTGCGTTCATAGAGCCTCAGAGGCCTCTTTTTCAGATGGGGTCAATCTATTCACCTGACATGCGTTACCTGCGGGTTACTATATTGAAGATCTATAGAAGTAAAAGTGGTTTCTTTTGGAATATTCCACTGGTTACTATAACATGATGCGATGGAAACATTTAACTTCataaaagggatttaacaaagtacaggagggacagagatcataatctaaaagtaGATGGCCAGGGGCTTAGATGGAACGCaaggacattttactttactgagagggtggtagataggtggaacagtctccaagcagaagtggtagattatattatatataattacattatcTATAATCCTTGGTGCTCGTTGGGACGCAGCGGCGGCGGCGTGATGAGAGAGGACGGTTATTAT is a genomic window of Spea bombifrons isolate aSpeBom1 chromosome 6, aSpeBom1.2.pri, whole genome shotgun sequence containing:
- the AKR1A1 gene encoding aldo-keto reductase family 1 member A1 isoform X2 gives rise to the protein MATAVQCVTLNTGQKMPLVGLGTWKSAPGQVRDAVKYALSVGYRHIDCASVYGNETEVGQAIKESTGPEKGLKREEIFVTSKLWNNKHHPDDVEGALRKTLLDLQLDYLDLYLMHWPYAFKRGDSTFPQNPDGSVQYDLTDYKDTWKAMEKLVEKGLTKAIGLSNFNKRQMDDILGVAAVKPAVLQAECHPYLAQNELIAHCHANGLVFTGYSPLGSPDRSWRKPEDPVLLEEPGVLSMAKKYGKSEAQILLRWQVQRNVVTIPKSVTPSRIQQNLQVFDFSLSDEEMKEIGALNKNWRYIIPLITVSGKSVARDAGHPFYPFNDPY
- the AKR1A1 gene encoding aldo-keto reductase family 1 member A1 isoform X1 codes for the protein MRVLGLLRSCVRLGRRTASFTCRADMATAVQCVTLNTGQKMPLVGLGTWKSAPGQVRDAVKYALSVGYRHIDCASVYGNETEVGQAIKESTGPEKGLKREEIFVTSKLWNNKHHPDDVEGALRKTLLDLQLDYLDLYLMHWPYAFKRGDSTFPQNPDGSVQYDLTDYKDTWKAMEKLVEKGLTKAIGLSNFNKRQMDDILGVAAVKPAVLQAECHPYLAQNELIAHCHANGLVFTGYSPLGSPDRSWRKPEDPVLLEEPGVLSMAKKYGKSEAQILLRWQVQRNVVTIPKSVTPSRIQQNLQVFDFSLSDEEMKEIGALNKNWRYIIPLITVSGKSVARDAGHPFYPFNDPY